Proteins encoded together in one Chryseobacterium taklimakanense window:
- a CDS encoding trans-sulfuration enzyme family protein, which translates to MENLSNGNPQPTNSFETIAIRAQAERSQYGEHSVPVYLTSSFVFDDAEDMRASFAEEKEKNLYSRYSNPNTNEFIDKVAKMEGAESGYAFATGMAAVYSTFAALLNSGDHILSCQSVFGATHALFTKYLPKWNIETTYFKAEDAGNVENLIKPNTRVLYLETPTNPAIEVLDLEFFGKIAKKHHLIFIVDNCFATPYLQQPIKFGADLVVHSATKLIDGQGRVLGGVTVGRADLIKEIYAFSRLTGPSLAPFNAWVLSKSLETLAVRVEKHCENALKVAEFLENHPNVEFVKYPFLKSHPNYEIARKQMKLGGNIVAFEVKGGIQGGRNFLDKIKMCSLSANLGDTRTIVTHPASTTHSKLSDEERKEVGISAGLVRCSVGLENVQDIIADLKQALDI; encoded by the coding sequence ATGGAAAATCTATCAAACGGCAACCCACAGCCAACCAACAGTTTCGAAACCATTGCTATACGCGCACAGGCAGAAAGAAGCCAATATGGCGAACATTCGGTACCGGTTTACCTCACTTCGAGTTTCGTTTTTGATGATGCTGAAGATATGCGCGCAAGTTTTGCGGAGGAGAAGGAAAAAAATCTGTACAGCCGCTACAGTAATCCCAATACCAATGAGTTTATCGATAAAGTTGCAAAAATGGAAGGTGCTGAATCGGGGTATGCTTTTGCAACGGGAATGGCGGCCGTGTATTCCACCTTTGCAGCGCTGCTGAATTCGGGCGACCATATTTTAAGTTGTCAGTCAGTATTTGGCGCTACTCACGCACTTTTCACCAAATATTTACCAAAATGGAATATCGAAACTACTTATTTCAAGGCTGAAGACGCGGGAAATGTAGAAAATTTAATTAAACCCAATACCAGGGTTTTATATCTCGAGACGCCTACAAATCCGGCAATTGAGGTTTTAGATTTAGAATTTTTCGGAAAAATTGCTAAAAAACACCACCTTATTTTCATCGTTGATAACTGTTTTGCAACGCCGTATCTTCAGCAACCAATTAAATTCGGAGCAGATTTGGTTGTGCATTCCGCAACCAAACTTATCGACGGACAGGGAAGGGTTTTGGGCGGCGTAACGGTGGGACGGGCAGATTTAATTAAAGAAATTTATGCTTTTTCCAGATTAACCGGACCTTCGCTGGCGCCTTTTAACGCTTGGGTTTTGAGTAAAAGTTTGGAAACTTTGGCAGTTCGTGTGGAAAAGCACTGTGAAAATGCTCTGAAAGTAGCTGAATTTTTAGAAAACCATCCCAATGTGGAATTTGTTAAATATCCGTTCCTGAAATCGCACCCAAACTATGAAATTGCTCGAAAACAGATGAAATTGGGCGGAAACATCGTAGCATTCGAAGTAAAAGGCGGCATACAAGGCGGAAGGAATTTTCTCGATAAAATAAAAATGTGCTCGCTTTCAGCTAACCTGGGAGACACGAGGACCATTGTCACGCATCCCGCATCAACCACCCATTCAAAACTTTCTGATGAAGAGCGCAAAGAAGTTGGAATTTCTGCCGGACTGGTCAGATGTTCCGTTGGTTTGGAAAATGTGCAGGATATTATTGCGGATTTGAAGCAGGCGCTTGATATTTAA
- a CDS encoding homocysteine S-methyltransferase family protein, giving the protein MKNPPKKTDSQLLYKALSERILVLDGAMGTMLQRYNFQEEDYRGERFKDWEYALKGNNDLLSLTQPQAIEEVHRKYLEAGADIIETNTFSGTTIAMSDYHMEDLVYELNFESAKIARKVCDEFTALNPDKPRFVAGSIGPTNKTASLSPDVNDPGFRAITFDELRIAYKQQSEALLDGGADILLIETIFDTLNAKAALFAIDEIQEDRNIQIPVMVSGTITDASGRTLSGQTAEAFLISVSHLNLLSVGFNCALGAQQLTPYLETLSHNSDFYISAYPNAGLPNAFGQYDETPEQMAEQIREYAEKRLINIVGGCCGTTPPHIKAIADLVKDYEPRKLKETVI; this is encoded by the coding sequence ATGAAAAACCCACCAAAAAAAACCGACAGCCAACTCCTATATAAAGCGCTTTCAGAAAGAATTCTCGTTCTCGACGGTGCCATGGGAACTATGCTGCAGCGCTATAATTTTCAGGAAGAAGATTATCGCGGCGAACGCTTCAAGGATTGGGAATATGCCTTGAAAGGAAACAATGATTTGCTTTCTTTAACACAACCACAGGCGATTGAGGAAGTTCACCGCAAATATTTGGAAGCCGGAGCGGATATCATCGAAACTAACACATTCTCGGGCACAACCATCGCCATGTCCGATTATCACATGGAAGATTTGGTGTATGAACTAAATTTTGAGTCCGCAAAAATTGCAAGAAAAGTCTGCGATGAATTCACTGCTCTAAATCCGGATAAGCCCCGGTTTGTAGCGGGTTCCATCGGTCCTACCAACAAAACGGCGTCACTTTCACCCGATGTAAATGATCCGGGTTTCCGTGCCATCACTTTTGATGAATTGCGCATTGCCTACAAACAGCAGTCAGAAGCGCTTTTGGATGGTGGTGCTGATATTCTTCTTATTGAAACCATTTTCGATACCCTGAATGCAAAAGCCGCACTTTTCGCGATTGATGAAATTCAGGAGGACCGAAATATTCAGATTCCGGTTATGGTTTCGGGTACAATTACCGATGCATCCGGCCGAACCTTGAGCGGACAAACCGCAGAGGCATTCCTGATTTCTGTTTCGCACCTTAATTTATTGAGTGTAGGATTCAACTGTGCGTTAGGTGCGCAACAGCTTACGCCTTATCTGGAGACGCTTTCCCATAATTCTGATTTTTACATCTCTGCGTATCCAAATGCCGGATTGCCAAACGCTTTTGGACAGTACGACGAAACGCCGGAACAGATGGCGGAACAGATCCGCGAATATGCCGAAAAAAGGCTCATCAATATTGTTGGCGGCTGCTGCGGAACCACGCCGCCGCATATCAAAGCGATAGCGGATTTGGTAAAAGATTATGAACCAAGAAAGTTAAAAGAAACAGTAATTTAA
- a CDS encoding fatty acid desaturase family protein gives MKKPSYYKNQDDAKLFSELRTRVNARVAEIPGNRDRLIVVKSVLLPLLYFGSYAVALFNGNNAAVYIGCYVFMAILLVLIYLNLIHEAAHNNIFKNKKLNRAVLKIFDLIGANSYIWERRHIVSHHAYPNVDGWDTDIEQSGPILIYPHAKPKGVQKYQHLFFFLVYPLYLFNWMFIRDFRDFFDPNRVIQKTGAKIPVKEKVKMVAFKVFYFFYQIAVPVLFFEVAWNLALGAWFLQILIASTFALFVLLPLHPLPDNEFPKLDEAGNLPYSWLRHQFEVTNDLTENNMFIRFVLGNFNYHVAHHLFPNISYEYAHEVTDEIKKFAAENNFRYKQFPLFTALRKHYDLLKTNATSIGDVMEETM, from the coding sequence ATGAAAAAACCTTCATACTATAAAAATCAGGACGATGCAAAGCTTTTCAGCGAGCTTCGCACCCGCGTGAACGCACGCGTGGCAGAAATCCCCGGGAACCGCGACCGTCTGATTGTTGTGAAATCTGTGCTGTTGCCTCTTCTGTATTTCGGCAGTTACGCCGTTGCGCTTTTCAATGGGAATAATGCTGCCGTCTATATCGGCTGCTATGTTTTCATGGCAATTCTGCTGGTGCTTATTTACCTGAATTTAATTCACGAAGCCGCACATAACAATATTTTTAAAAATAAAAAACTGAACCGAGCTGTTCTGAAAATTTTTGACTTAATTGGTGCTAACAGCTATATTTGGGAACGCCGGCATATTGTGAGCCATCATGCTTATCCAAACGTAGACGGTTGGGATACAGACATCGAGCAGAGCGGCCCGATTCTGATTTACCCGCATGCAAAACCGAAAGGCGTACAGAAATACCAACACCTTTTTTTCTTTTTGGTATATCCGCTTTACCTTTTCAACTGGATGTTTATCAGGGATTTTCGCGATTTTTTCGATCCAAACAGAGTGATACAGAAGACAGGGGCAAAAATTCCGGTCAAAGAAAAAGTAAAGATGGTTGCCTTCAAGGTTTTTTACTTTTTCTATCAGATTGCAGTACCGGTTTTATTTTTTGAAGTTGCCTGGAACTTGGCTTTAGGAGCTTGGTTTCTGCAGATTCTTATAGCGAGTACGTTTGCACTTTTTGTCCTTCTTCCGCTGCATCCACTGCCGGATAACGAATTCCCAAAACTGGATGAGGCCGGTAATCTGCCTTATAGCTGGCTGAGGCATCAGTTTGAAGTCACCAACGATCTTACCGAAAATAATATGTTTATCCGTTTTGTCCTGGGAAATTTCAATTATCACGTGGCGCATCACCTATTCCCCAACATCAGCTATGAATATGCACATGAAGTAACGGACGAGATTAAGAAATTTGCGGCCGAAAATAACTTCAGGTACAAGCAGTTTCCGCTCTTTACAGCACTGCGAAAGCATTACGATCTGCTAAAAACCAACGCCACTTCCATCGGCGACGTGATGGAAGAAACTATGTAA
- the metH gene encoding methionine synthase yields MKYLKLSGLEPLIITPESNFINVGERTNVAGSKKFLRLIKEEKFSEALDIARHQVEGGAQILDVNFDDGLLDGKYCMVKFLNLIASEPDIARIPIMIDSSKWEILEAGLQVVQGKCVVNSISLKEGEKEFVRHAKTIKRYGAAAVVMAFDEVGQADNLERRIEIAKRSYDILVNEVGFPPEDIIFDLIIFPVATGMEEHRRNALDFIEGTRWVRQNLPHVSVSGGVSNVSFSFRGNDAVREAMHSVFLYHAIKAGMNIGIVNPAMLEVYDEIPKDLLELVEDVMLDRRADATERLLDYSEKHKSSKKEIVEDLEWRKNPLQDRITHALVKGIDRFIEEDVEEARQKTSRPLDVIEINLMTGMGVVGDLFGSGKMFLPQVVKSARVMKKAVAYLQPYIEAQKDTSKPANGKVLMATVKGDVHDIGKNIVAVVLACNNYEIVDLGVMVPAEKIIQTAIDENVDVIGLSGLITPSLDEMVHVADELQRQNLSFPLMIGGATTSKAHTAVKIDPKYDSAVVHVNDASRAVGVVSSLLSSRNGEYVSGLKTEYADFREKFLARQVEKEYLPLKEVRAQKFKIDWGNEEIFLPKKLGIQVIEDQDLNELLPFIDWSPFFRSWELHGKFPEILDDEIVGEHARELYDDAQKMLRDIIEQKLLTGKAIFGIFPANSVNDDDIEVYDTDGNVISTFHTLRQQLKRSEGKEYFALADFIAPKNSGKQDYIGCFAVTTGFGTDELVAKYKASHDDYNAIIAKALSDRLAEAFAEYLHYKIRTEFWGYAENENLDNEDLIAEKYLGIRPAPGYPACPDHLEKETIWDLMKVKEKIGLELTPGLAMFPTAAVSGYYFANPGSKYFGVGKITEEQLEDYAKRKNVDLEYARKWLRPNLVD; encoded by the coding sequence ATGAAATATTTAAAACTTTCCGGCCTCGAGCCGTTAATCATAACTCCGGAATCCAACTTCATCAATGTTGGCGAACGAACCAATGTTGCCGGTTCGAAGAAATTTCTTCGTTTAATTAAGGAAGAAAAATTTTCGGAAGCGCTTGATATTGCGAGACATCAGGTAGAAGGTGGCGCACAGATTCTCGATGTTAATTTTGATGACGGACTTCTTGACGGGAAATACTGTATGGTAAAATTCCTTAACCTAATTGCTTCAGAACCAGATATTGCCCGAATTCCAATCATGATAGACTCCTCTAAATGGGAAATTCTGGAGGCCGGCTTACAGGTCGTTCAGGGAAAATGCGTGGTGAATTCTATCAGTTTGAAAGAAGGCGAGAAGGAATTTGTCCGCCATGCAAAAACCATAAAAAGATATGGTGCTGCTGCGGTTGTGATGGCTTTTGATGAGGTGGGACAGGCGGATAATCTGGAACGCAGAATAGAAATTGCGAAGCGCTCCTATGATATTTTGGTGAATGAAGTCGGTTTTCCGCCGGAAGACATTATTTTCGATTTGATTATTTTCCCAGTAGCAACAGGAATGGAAGAACACCGCAGAAATGCCCTCGATTTCATTGAAGGAACGCGCTGGGTTAGGCAAAATCTGCCTCACGTTTCGGTTTCGGGAGGCGTTTCCAACGTTTCGTTTTCGTTCCGAGGCAATGATGCGGTGCGCGAAGCAATGCATTCGGTTTTCCTTTACCATGCCATCAAAGCGGGAATGAACATAGGAATTGTAAACCCGGCAATGCTGGAAGTTTACGACGAAATTCCAAAAGATCTGCTGGAACTGGTGGAAGACGTGATGCTCGACCGCAGAGCCGATGCGACGGAAAGATTACTGGATTATTCTGAAAAACACAAATCCTCCAAAAAAGAAATTGTGGAGGATCTGGAGTGGCGCAAAAACCCGCTTCAGGACAGGATTACGCATGCTTTAGTAAAAGGAATTGACCGTTTTATCGAAGAAGATGTGGAGGAGGCCAGGCAGAAAACCTCTCGTCCGTTGGATGTCATCGAAATCAATCTGATGACGGGAATGGGCGTCGTCGGCGACCTTTTCGGAAGCGGGAAAATGTTTTTGCCGCAAGTGGTGAAATCGGCCAGGGTGATGAAAAAGGCCGTGGCTTATCTGCAACCCTACATCGAGGCTCAAAAAGACACATCAAAGCCTGCTAATGGGAAGGTGTTAATGGCAACCGTTAAAGGCGACGTTCACGACATCGGAAAAAACATTGTTGCTGTGGTTTTAGCGTGCAACAATTATGAAATCGTAGATTTAGGGGTTATGGTTCCCGCGGAAAAAATAATTCAGACGGCGATTGATGAAAATGTGGATGTAATCGGTTTGAGTGGCTTAATCACACCAAGTCTGGACGAGATGGTTCACGTGGCGGACGAACTTCAGCGGCAAAATCTCAGCTTTCCTTTGATGATTGGCGGGGCAACGACTTCCAAAGCGCACACTGCGGTAAAAATTGATCCGAAATATGACAGTGCTGTGGTTCACGTCAATGATGCTTCAAGAGCGGTTGGTGTCGTGAGCTCACTGTTGAGTAGCCGGAATGGTGAATATGTTTCCGGTCTGAAAACAGAATACGCAGATTTTCGCGAGAAATTTTTAGCAAGACAGGTTGAAAAAGAATATTTGCCTCTAAAAGAAGTCCGTGCGCAAAAGTTTAAAATCGATTGGGGAAATGAAGAAATTTTCCTGCCTAAAAAACTTGGGATTCAGGTGATCGAAGACCAGGATTTGAACGAACTTCTGCCTTTCATCGACTGGTCTCCGTTTTTCAGGAGTTGGGAACTTCACGGCAAATTTCCGGAGATTTTGGATGATGAAATTGTTGGTGAACATGCCAGAGAGCTCTACGACGATGCCCAGAAAATGCTCAGGGATATCATTGAGCAAAAACTTCTTACAGGAAAGGCAATTTTCGGAATTTTCCCCGCAAATTCAGTGAATGATGATGATATCGAAGTGTATGATACTGACGGAAATGTCATTTCAACCTTCCATACTTTAAGGCAGCAGTTAAAGCGCTCAGAAGGCAAGGAATATTTTGCACTCGCAGATTTTATCGCTCCGAAAAATTCAGGAAAACAGGATTATATCGGGTGTTTTGCAGTAACCACCGGATTTGGAACAGACGAACTGGTTGCCAAATACAAAGCCAGCCACGATGATTATAACGCAATTATTGCCAAAGCACTTTCCGACCGTTTGGCAGAGGCGTTTGCGGAATACCTTCACTATAAAATCAGAACCGAATTTTGGGGTTATGCTGAAAACGAAAATTTGGACAACGAAGATTTAATCGCCGAAAAATATCTCGGTATCCGTCCGGCTCCGGGTTATCCTGCGTGTCCGGATCATTTGGAAAAGGAAACGATTTGGGATCTGATGAAGGTAAAAGAGAAAATCGGTCTGGAACTGACGCCGGGACTGGCAATGTTCCCAACTGCCGCAGTTTCCGGTTATTATTTTGCCAATCCAGGATCTAAATATTTCGGTGTCGGGAAAATTACGGAAGAGCAACTGGAAGATTACGCAAAACGTAAAAATGTGGATTTGGAATATGCGCGTAAATGGCTAAGACCGAATTTGGTTGATTAA
- the metF gene encoding methylenetetrahydrofolate reductase [NAD(P)H], producing the protein MKITDHIKKANGKTLFSLEVIPPTKGTGIEDLYKNIDPLMEFKPPFIDVTTSREEYVYIEKGNGLMERKITRMRPGTLGICASIQHKYNVDTVPHVLCGGFTKEETEYLLVDCLYLGIDNVMALRGDAMKGQNQFLPTEGGHHHAIDLVHHINDIGRGKYLTDEKRCEEENKFCIGVAGYPEKHIEAPSMNYDLQKLKEKVEAGADYVVTQMFFDNQKYFNFVKEAREIGIEIPIIPGIKPIATKGHLSMLPKTFKIDLPEELISEITKAKDNTAVKQIGIEWAVKQCRELLNFGVPVLHFYSMGKSDNIRKVASQLF; encoded by the coding sequence ATGAAAATTACAGACCACATAAAAAAAGCCAACGGCAAAACCTTATTCTCCCTCGAAGTCATCCCGCCCACGAAAGGAACAGGAATCGAGGATTTATATAAAAATATCGATCCTTTGATGGAATTTAAACCGCCGTTCATCGATGTGACGACTTCAAGGGAAGAATATGTTTATATTGAGAAAGGAAACGGTTTGATGGAACGGAAAATTACGAGAATGCGGCCCGGAACTTTGGGAATTTGCGCCTCTATTCAGCATAAATACAACGTGGATACGGTGCCGCACGTGCTTTGCGGCGGCTTTACCAAAGAGGAAACCGAATATCTTCTGGTCGATTGTCTTTACTTGGGCATTGATAATGTGATGGCGCTGCGCGGCGATGCGATGAAGGGCCAAAACCAGTTTTTGCCAACAGAGGGCGGTCATCACCACGCGATTGATCTGGTGCATCACATCAATGATATCGGGCGAGGAAAATATTTGACCGATGAAAAACGCTGCGAAGAGGAAAACAAGTTCTGCATCGGAGTTGCAGGCTATCCGGAGAAACATATTGAAGCACCGTCCATGAACTATGACCTGCAAAAACTTAAAGAAAAAGTGGAGGCCGGAGCCGATTATGTGGTGACGCAAATGTTCTTTGACAACCAAAAATATTTCAACTTCGTAAAAGAAGCGAGAGAAATCGGTATTGAGATTCCGATTATCCCGGGAATTAAGCCCATTGCCACAAAAGGGCATCTGTCCATGTTGCCCAAAACTTTTAAAATTGATTTGCCGGAAGAATTAATTTCTGAAATTACGAAGGCAAAAGACAACACAGCCGTAAAACAGATCGGTATTGAATGGGCGGTTAAACAATGCCGGGAACTCCTTAATTTCGGTGTGCCGGTCCTGCATTTTTACTCGATGGGTAAAAGCGATAACATCAGGAAAGTTGCCTCCCAATTATTTTAA
- a CDS encoding YicC/YloC family endoribonuclease, giving the protein MILSMTGFGRAESVFEGKKVTVEIKSLNSKSFDLNVRLPLRYKEKEFDIRKILNDGIMRGKVDCYINCETLDDCNDVKINRELVKSYINELRSLADDAPEFEYLKMAVRMPEAISSRPDELDEEEWNYLAALLDEAIMKFTEFRKTEGQNLALELSKNIESIKGYLADVEPFEGERIAHIRERYQATLKEFENLDETRFYQEMAYFTEKLDISEEKVRLAQHLKYYVEVMDNEELNGKKLGFISQEMGREINTLGSKANHAEIQKLVVMMKDDLEKIKEQTLNVL; this is encoded by the coding sequence ATGATTTTATCAATGACCGGCTTTGGTAGAGCCGAGAGTGTTTTTGAAGGAAAGAAAGTCACCGTAGAAATAAAATCTCTCAACAGTAAAAGTTTTGATTTAAACGTAAGATTACCACTGCGCTATAAAGAGAAAGAATTCGATATCCGCAAGATTTTAAACGACGGAATCATGCGCGGAAAAGTGGATTGCTACATTAACTGTGAAACACTGGACGACTGCAATGATGTGAAAATCAACAGGGAACTTGTTAAATCATACATTAACGAATTAAGGAGCCTTGCCGACGATGCGCCGGAATTTGAGTACCTGAAAATGGCCGTTCGTATGCCGGAAGCCATTTCATCAAGACCAGATGAACTGGACGAAGAGGAGTGGAATTACCTTGCCGCTCTTTTGGATGAAGCCATTATGAAATTCACAGAATTCAGGAAAACGGAAGGCCAAAACCTTGCCTTGGAACTTTCAAAAAACATTGAAAGCATTAAAGGTTATCTGGCTGATGTTGAACCTTTTGAAGGAGAGAGGATCGCCCACATCAGGGAGCGTTATCAGGCAACTTTAAAAGAATTTGAAAATCTTGATGAAACCCGTTTCTATCAGGAAATGGCCTATTTTACAGAGAAACTTGATATCTCCGAAGAAAAAGTACGCCTCGCCCAACATTTGAAATATTATGTTGAGGTGATGGACAATGAAGAACTGAATGGCAAAAAACTTGGCTTCATCTCACAGGAAATGGGTCGCGAGATCAATACGCTGGGCTCAAAAGCCAACCACGCCGAGATTCAGAAACTTGTAGTAATGATGAAAGACGACCTGGAAAAAATCAAGGAGCAGACGCTAAACGTACTGTAA